The following proteins come from a genomic window of Pseudomonas sp. WJP1:
- a CDS encoding DUF6088 family protein, producing the protein MSVTANIVKRIKHTPKGQPFGIGRFVDAGSRTAVAKTLSRLAASGKLERLSRGIYMRPKLSHFAGYVRPSTQSVLRIIARRNREIIQVHGAEAVRAFGLSTQMQIKPVFYTSGASRQVKIGARHVRLLHVAPRKLQHAGTHAGLALCALFYLGKKGVNETVIARIKAKMTPSEFKQLVDSEIPAWMQVAFRQTT; encoded by the coding sequence ATGTCTGTTACCGCCAATATCGTCAAACGCATCAAGCACACTCCCAAAGGGCAGCCATTCGGCATCGGTCGATTTGTTGACGCGGGTTCCCGCACAGCTGTGGCCAAAACCTTATCTCGATTGGCTGCATCAGGTAAGTTGGAGCGATTGAGTCGCGGTATTTATATGCGACCCAAGCTCAGTCATTTCGCAGGTTACGTGCGACCAAGTACCCAATCAGTTCTCCGAATAATCGCTAGACGTAATCGCGAGATTATTCAGGTGCATGGAGCAGAAGCGGTCAGGGCTTTCGGTTTGAGTACCCAGATGCAAATCAAACCCGTTTTTTACACAAGCGGTGCGAGTCGCCAAGTAAAAATTGGGGCGAGACATGTACGCTTGCTCCACGTCGCCCCTCGTAAACTGCAGCATGCCGGCACCCACGCTGGATTAGCGCTTTGCGCCCTCTTCTACTTAGGCAAAAAGGGGGTAAATGAGACTGTCATTGCCCGTATCAAAGCCAAGATGACCCCGTCTGAATTCAAGCAGCTCGTAGATAGTGAAATTCCCGCCTGGATGCAGGTCGCGTTCCGCCAAACTACTTAA
- a CDS encoding helix-turn-helix domain-containing protein, which translates to MELKEAFGATLRQARLQKGLTQEHFSLVSSRTNVSLLERGGTSPTLVKLEELCSVLGVHPVSLVTACYMRKENITDLKAFLAQVRKDLKAIDS; encoded by the coding sequence ATGGAACTGAAAGAAGCATTTGGGGCGACGCTCCGACAGGCACGCCTTCAGAAAGGCCTGACGCAGGAGCATTTTTCGTTAGTGAGCAGCCGCACCAATGTCAGTTTGCTCGAGCGAGGGGGCACCAGCCCGACACTGGTGAAGCTCGAGGAGTTGTGCAGTGTTTTGGGCGTTCATCCCGTCAGCCTGGTGACGGCGTGTTACATGCGAAAGGAAAACATCACGGATCTCAAAGCTTTTCTGGCTCAAGTACGGAAAGACCTAAAAGCCATTGATTCGTGA
- a CDS encoding BPSL0761 family protein — translation MMTMPHERTRSIIQARDFLVDLSQDQALPESIRNEARRLLRHYPTSNEVLLAGKVEEQMKDGLTLPFLSSTTEGRYV, via the coding sequence ATGATGACGATGCCGCATGAACGTACGCGATCGATAATTCAGGCCCGAGACTTTCTGGTTGATCTATCCCAGGATCAAGCGTTGCCCGAGTCCATACGCAACGAGGCTCGGCGGCTCTTGCGTCACTACCCCACTTCAAATGAGGTTTTGCTAGCTGGAAAGGTGGAAGAACAAATGAAGGATGGGCTCACTCTCCCCTTCTTGAGCTCTACGACCGAAGGTAGATATGTCTAA